In a genomic window of Phalacrocorax aristotelis chromosome 8, bGulAri2.1, whole genome shotgun sequence:
- the LOC142060937 gene encoding dynein light chain roadblock-type 2, with translation MAMAMAEVEETLKRIQAHKGVIATIVVNAEGIPVRTTLDNSTTVQYAGLLHQLTMKARSTVRDIDPQNDLTFLRIRSKKHEIMVAPDKDYLLMIIQNPCE, from the exons ATGGCCATGGCAATG GCCGAAGTGGAGGAAACCCTCAAGAGGATTCAAGCCCACAAAGGGGTTATCGCAACCATTGTTGTGAACGCCGAAG GAATCCCTGTACGAACAACTCTTGATAACTCTACAACAGTCCAGTATGCAGGTCTTCTGCATCAGCTCACCATGAAAGCTAGGAGCACAGTGAGAGATATTGATCCTCAGAATGATCTCACCTTTCTTAGGATCAGATcaaagaaacatgaaattatGGTAGCTCCAG ATAAGGACTATCTCCTGATGATTATTCAGAATCCATGTGAATAA